A single region of the Ornithorhynchus anatinus isolate Pmale09 chromosome 13, mOrnAna1.pri.v4, whole genome shotgun sequence genome encodes:
- the UCN3 gene encoding urocortin-3, giving the protein MVPSAGFLLLLLLLLGAPQEGRPHKLYRANSIFSYIDTALSAAKKGQLEDGALLVKRSFGYLPGEGRSWEREEGEEEEDGEDKEKRTLPGSGRDGAGRGTGPHSKLLSQALWKFKRHPSKTKATRNTKVTLSLDIPTSIMQVLFTMAKEQSLQDKANANAQLMAQIGRRK; this is encoded by the coding sequence ATGGTGCCATCCGCTGgtttcctgctcctgctgctgctgctgctaggaGCCCCTCAGGAGGGTCGACCCCACAAGCTCTACAGGGCCAACTCCATCTTCAGCTACATCGACACGGCTCTGTCTGCCGCCAAGAAGGGACAGTTGGAGGACGGGGCCCTGCTGGTCAAGCGGAGCTTCGGCTACCTGCCGGGTGAGGGCCggtcctgggagagggaggagggagaggaggaggaggacggtgaagacaaggagaaaaggactctgcctgggagtgggagggatggaGCTGGAAGGGGCACAGGACCCCATTCCAagctcctctcccaggccctgtgGAAGTTCAAGCGGCACCCGAGCAAGACCAAGGCCACCCGGAATACCAAGGTCACCCTGAGCCTGGACATCCCCACCAGTATCATGCAGGTCCTCTTCACCATGGCCAAGGAACAAAGCTTGCAAGACAAGGCTAATGCCAATGCGCAATTGATGGCCCAGATTGGAAGGCGGAAGTAG
- the LOC100085942 gene encoding tubulin alpha-4A chain yields the protein MGANELSKEVGRECLSIHIGQAGVQMGNACWELYCLEHGIQPDGVIPDNKEEHPGDAKEGKGNSTFETFFCETGGGKNVPRAVFIDMEPSIIDEIRKGKYRSLFHPDQLITGKEDAANNYARGHYTLGKDMIDPVLEKIRKMAKPCHSLQGFLIFHSFGGGTGSGFTSLLMEQLSVEYKKEAKLDFSIYPAPRISTAVVEPYNSILTTHSTLEHSDCTFLVDNEAIYDICHRNLDIERPTYSNLNRLIGQVVSSITASLRFEGTLNVDLIQFHTNLVPYPRIHFPLTSFAPIISSERTYFEQLSVAEITAACFEPHSQMVWCDPRRGRYMACCVLYRGDVVPKDVNVAIAAIRCKKSVQFVDWCPTGFKVGINSQPPVALPGGDLATVQRATCVLSNTTAIAEAWARLDHKFDVMYAKKAFVHWYLGEGMEDGEFEEAREDLAVLEKDYEEVGRDFDEGETVNQDDF from the exons atgggagccaatgagttatccaaggaagTTGGT AGGGAATGCCTTTCCATCCACATTGGCCAAGCTGGGGTCCAGATGGGCAATGCTTGCTGGGAATTGTATTGCCTGGAGCATGGGATTCAGCCGGACGGAGTCATCCCTGACAATAAGGAGGAGCACCCAGGAGATgccaaggaggggaaaggaaatagTACTTTCGAGACCTTCTTCTGTGAAACAGGAGGCGGGAAGAACGTCCCCAGGGCGGTCTTCATCGACATGGAACCCAGCATTATAG ATGAGATCCGCAAAGGGAAGTACCGGTCGCTCTTCCACCCAGACCAGCTCATCACCGGGAAGGAGGATGCGGCTAACAACTACGCCCGAGGCCACTACACCCTTGGGAAGGACATGATTGACCCGGTGCTGGAGAAGATCCGGAAAATGGCAA AACCGTGCCACAGTCTGCAAGGCTTCCTGATCTTCCACAGCTTTGGAGGGGGTACAGGCTCCGGGTTCACATCCCTCTTAATGGAGCAGCTCTCAGTAGAGTACAAGAAGGAAGCTAAACTGGACTTCTCAATCTACCCAGCCCCCCGGATCTCCACCGCTGTGGTGGAGCCCTACAATTCCATCCTGACCACCCACTCCACCCTGGAGCACTCAGACTGCACATTCCTGGTGGACAATGAGGCCATCTACGACATCTGCCACCGGAACCTGGACATCGAGCGGCCCACCTACTCCAACCTCAACAGGCTGATAGGACAAGTCGTGTCTTCCATTACCGCTTCCCTCCGGTTTGAAGGGACCCTGAACGTGGACCTGATCCAATTCCACACCAACCTGGTTCCCTACCCCAGGATACATTTCCCTTTAACATCGTTCGCGCCCATCATCTCCTCAGAAAGGACCTACTTCGAGCAGCTGTCCGTGGCCGAGATCACCGCCGCCTGCTTCGAGCCTCACAGCCAGATGGTCTGGTGCGACCCCCGGCGTGGCAGGTACATGGCCTGCTGCGTGCTCTACCGGGGCGACGTGGTGCCCAAGGACGTCAACGTGGCCATCGCCGCCATTAGATGCAAGAAGTCTGTCCAGTTTGTGGACTGGTGTCCCACCGGGTTCAAGGTGGGCATCAATTCCCAGCCTCCAGTGGCGTTGCCTGGAGGAGACTTGGCAACAGTCCAGCGGGCCACCTGTGTACTGAGTAACACCACGGCCATCGCCGAGGCCTGGGCCCGGCTGGACCACAAGTTTGACGTGATGTACGCCAAGAAGGCTTTTGTGCACTGGTACCtcggggaagggatggaggatggggagtTTGAGGAGGCCAGGGAAGACTTGGCTGTACTGGAGAAGGACTACGAAGAAGTGGGAAGGGATTTTGATGAAGGAGAGACGGTGAACCAAGATGACTTTTAA